A region of the Vigna unguiculata cultivar IT97K-499-35 chromosome 9, ASM411807v1, whole genome shotgun sequence genome:
CCGGCAGTTCACCCTGAAGGTTGTTGTGAGATAAATTGAAGGAAAGAAGATTGGCAAGGTTGGCCAGTTGCTTAGGAAGGTTTCCAGTAAGGTTGTTGTAAGATAAGTCCACAGTTTGCAGGTTGGTAAGTTTTGCAACTGCTGCAGGTATAGGGCCACTCAGCCAGTTCTGGGACAGGGTCCTACACAACGTACCAAAAGAGAAAGGGTAAAGAAAACAAAGCAGAACCAGGGAAGTCAGAACAATATAAAAAGGAGCAGTTGGATCTCATCTTACtgtatgttttttaaaaattaatcaggACTACAAAACCTACACAATAGCTActattataattaagaaaaaaacaacaatgcATGAAAGTGTAGTGCTATAAACTTTAAGGCCGCACAATAGTAACAGATATTTATGTTCCAAGAAAGAAATATAGCAAATCATTCATGTCACAATGACCGTCCATTccacaaatataaattattgacaTAATTTCTTCAACCTTTTTGAGTTTCCCTACTGTGCTGGGCATACAAAAGTTTAGAAGTACAAATGAACTTAACCAAGTTGTTGCTGCTTATTGTGCAAGATTAAGATAAAATACCAAAACTCCATCCCAGATTAAATCGAGGCCAAGACTTCCGGTTGTCTGGAATGTATTATGATAGGCAACACATTTCAATACAACATggaataaataaatgataataaacaaagaaaagcTTCCATCAAGTGCATATGAACAATGAACAAACAGGTTGGCTTGAGTTTATATGCATTAAAGAGTATAATAACGTGAGATAAGCACCTTTCACCAAATATACAGCATGCAGATAAGTTAATTCCGTTTGATGAAAATTATGAGAGCAGCACTTGCATACCTACTGTAAATACAAGCACGTGTATGAAACGCCTAAATGAAAGATGGGTCAGGGAAAAGGAACTTACAGTGTGGTTAGCAAAGAGCAGTTCTCAATTGACGTTGGAATTTTCCCACTTAGGAAGTTCTTTTTCAGTACCAGTTCTTTCAATGACACAGCTCCTCCTATTTGCCAAGGTATACTTCCATTTAGATTATTATAGCTCAAGTCAAGACTAGAACATGTTTTCAACTCACCAATTGCAGCTGGTATAGGACCCGTAAGAGAGTTATATGATAAATTCAAAACATGCAAGCTGCTTAAACCTCCAATGGCAGATGTGATTTCACCAGAAAATGCATTGTGAGACAAATCCAAAACTTCAAGACTTTGAACTGCAACTTCGGCCAAGGAAATCAAAGGGCTTTTCTTGCTACCACTTGCTCCATTTTCCGACAGCAAAACCTTGCCCAAATCTGACTTGAAAATCCACAATGGAAGCCCCCCGGACATCGAATTTCGGCTGACATCCAACACCAAAAGTTTCGTGCAATTAACCATAGACTCAGGCAGACTACCAGTGATACCATTCCCAGAAAAATTCAACATCTTCAATGACTGAAGATTTCCAACAGAGTTTGGAATCCGACCAGTAAGTGCATTGTTTGAAAGGTCCAACGTCTCAAGACCTCTCATCTCCCCAATCCACTCAGGAAGCTCTCCAGAAAAAGCATTCCCTCGTAAACTAAGGTAACCACACAGCGTAAGTTCCTTGAAATCACCAGGAATACTGCCAGAAAATGAATTATTCCCCAAATCAATGGACCTCAAAAGCGAACAGCTCCCAAACCCAGCAGGAACATTCCCAGTCAACCGATTCCTAGCCAAGCTAACACTCCTTAAATTCTTCATGGCCTCAACCCCCTTAGAAATCTCTCCCTCCAACAAGTTATCAGACAAATCCAGGGACCTAAGGGCACTCAAAGACCAAATCCCAGAGGGGACAGAACCAGAAAACTGGTTATTAGAAAGGTCAATAGCAGCAAGAGCAGAACACTCCCCCAAAGTAGAGGGAATGGACCCAGAAAACCTGTTCCTGGCCAAGGAAACAGCCCTGAGAGACCCACATTGTCGGAAAACATCCTCAGACACCTCCCCTGAGAGACTGTTGCCACTCAAGTCAATGACCCTAAGGCTATCTATTCGTGCAATGTTGGAGTTTATTCCCCCAGTGAGGTTGTTGTTCGCCAGAGAAAGCTTCCTTAGAAACTGCAACCTTTGCAACCCTCGACCTATTCTCCCAGATAGAGAAAACCCATCAAGGTTAACCTCCACCACTCTGTTGGATCTAGGGTTGCACTTCACCCCAACCCAACCACCCCCACACGCACTCTCATCGTCCTCACTCCAAGACGCAAGCTTCCCCTTCGGATCTCGTATGTCAGCTTTGAACACAATCAGCCCCAAAACGTCGTCGTTCAGAGAGGGGTTCACCGCCGTCACCGCCACAAAAACCACCTCCAACAACCacacaagaaaaagaaaacctcTCATGCTCGAAAACAACGCTCGCATTTTAGAGCCCTAAACGCCCATGTGAAATTGAGCTGGGGAAAACAAGTAAAGAGGGCCAAAGCCTCCGAATTTGGATAAGAcaatcaaatcccaaaacccaACTTCAGATTAAGCTCtaaccaaaacaaaaagaaaaaagaaaaagcaacCTTTTTTATTTCAGTAACGGCTAGACTTGAGTTAGGGAGAAAAAAAGGAATGGGGCGGAACACAACGCCGCAGTGGCATTTGTGACTGAGGGAATTAATGGAAACGTATcgaataacaaaaaaaaaaaaagtaactgaAATAAGGAACGGTCACTGAAGACAAAGACTGCACACCGAATCCTAAACCCCACTTCGCAAGTAAGGTACTTTTTTCCTCTAGGGAAGCTTCAGAGTGAAACAAAGCAGAGCAGACGAAAAAATCAGCAGCGAGTGTAGCAGAAGACTCGATCCAGAAACAGTGAAATGTGGGAACAGAGTATATGGAGTTCAACTGAAGAGTTACAAAGCAGAAACGGAAAATGGATTTTCCGGCGAGTGTGAGCGGAAGTTTCTCGCCGGCGTCAAAGTAACGTCTctcacactctctctctctctgtttttttctctctctgtaGTGTCTCTCTCTGCTTCCACACACAGTCCACACACATAAGTAATATTCAGTTTTTATTAACGGCAAAAAGGGTCCCCTGTGGTAGATAGGAAAATAAATTACGACAAAGCCACGTGGCATACCATGCCGAGGTTCCGGTCCTACGTGTTTGCCATGTCATCATACTCTGGTATGCTTTTGACATGGAGGCTGACCTGGCTTTCCATTTTCCGACACTGCCCTtgtctttaatttaatttttttcttaaataaaaagtgTTAAAGATGTCACTTGGCCATgattttcttttagaattagAAATCGTTGGTGGAAAACAGAGATATTACTTTGTTTTTTCCTTTACACCTTTGTGTGCAGAAAGGAATATTGCTACTTGTATTGACAACAATCTTTCTTTCAGTTACTATCTCCAAAAACGCTACACGTGATTGCATCAATGCATACTGTTTTTTTACTTGTCTCAATTATGTAATTTCTTTTgcttcttaaataatttcattcaaGATC
Encoded here:
- the LOC114162701 gene encoding probable LRR receptor-like serine/threonine-protein kinase IRK — encoded protein: MRALFSSMRGFLFLVWLLEVVFVAVTAVNPSLNDDVLGLIVFKADIRDPKGKLASWSEDDESACGGGWVGVKCNPRSNRVVEVNLDGFSLSGRIGRGLQRLQFLRKLSLANNNLTGGINSNIARIDSLRVIDLSGNSLSGEVSEDVFRQCGSLRAVSLARNRFSGSIPSTLGECSALAAIDLSNNQFSGSVPSGIWSLSALRSLDLSDNLLEGEISKGVEAMKNLRSVSLARNRLTGNVPAGFGSCSLLRSIDLGNNSFSGSIPGDFKELTLCGYLSLRGNAFSGELPEWIGEMRGLETLDLSNNALTGRIPNSVGNLQSLKMLNFSGNGITGSLPESMVNCTKLLVLDVSRNSMSGGLPLWIFKSDLGKVLLSENGASGSKKSPLISLAEVAVQSLEVLDLSHNAFSGEITSAIGGLSSLHVLNLSYNSLTGPIPAAIGELKTCSSLDLSYNNLNGSIPWQIGGAVSLKELVLKKNFLSGKIPTSIENCSLLTTLTLSQNWLSGPIPAAVAKLTNLQTVDLSYNNLTGNLPKQLANLANLLSFNLSHNNLQGELPACSFFNTISPTSVSGNPSLCGAAVNKSCPAVLPKPIVLNPNTSTDVSPGALPQTSGHKRIILSISALIAIGAAAVIVIGVISITVLNLRVRSSTSRDAAALTFSAGDEYSRSPTTDANSGKLVMFSGEPDFSSGAHALLNKDCELGRGGFGAVYQTVLRDGHSVAIKKLTVSSLVKSQEDFEREVKKLGKIRHQNLVELEGYYWTPSLQLLIYEYVSGGSLYKHLHEGSGGNFLSWNERFNVILGTAKALAHLHHSNIIHYNIKSTNVLLDSYGEPKIGDFGLARLLPMLDRYVLSSKIQSALGYMAPEFACKTVKITEKCDVYGFGILVLEIVTGKRPVEYMEDDVVVLCDMVRGALEEGRVEECIDERLQGKFPAEEAIPVMKLGLICTSQVPSNRPDMGEVVNILELIRCPSEGQEELG